Proteins encoded in a region of the Rutidosis leptorrhynchoides isolate AG116_Rl617_1_P2 chromosome 9, CSIRO_AGI_Rlap_v1, whole genome shotgun sequence genome:
- the LOC139868772 gene encoding uncharacterized protein, with product MVAEGLNHLTKAAVTSNRFSGLSIGSENVRLTYLQYAGKRLFFEDTGSKAECIGFIAGALPISYLGLPIGSSMSNEKSWELVFDNFGKRLENLKARSLSYGGRLTLIKLGGSSDVSKMAWVKWDSCLLPYENGGLNIGSLAIKIEHYSVNVNLLTRLLSRAVSGNVNPVIRTIRNNLVPLKVELFIWRARLNCLPTKVELDKRGLDLGTIRCPVCDDDQETVENSIILCKTAKEFWMKVFDWWNIAPHPTLNLNASFLGNGHLFDSSFGRNLWQATEWVTGYLN from the exons ATGGTGGCCGAGGGCCTAAACCACCTTACAAAAGCTGCGGTTACCTCCAATCGGTTCTCTGGCTTATCAATCGGGAGTGAAAATGTCCGCCTTACTTACCTCCAATACGCGGGCAAAAGGTTATTTTTTG AAGATACAGGGTCTAAAGCCGAATGCATTGGATTTATTGCGGGTGCACTACCTATTTCCTACCTTGGGCTACCAATTGGTTCTTCTATGAGCAACGAAAAATCTTGGGAACTGGTGTTCGATAATTTCGGGAAGAGACTTGAGAATTTGAAGGCTAGATCGTTATCATACGGCGGGAGACTCACTCTAATTAAATTG GGGGGCTCAAGTGATGTCTCGAAAATGGCGTGGGTCAAATGGGACTCGTGTTTACTCCCTTATGAAAACGGGGGGCTTAATATTGGTTCATTAGCAATTAAAATCGAACACTACTCGGTAAATG TTAACCTGCTCACGCGTCTCCTAAGCCGTGCAGTCTCGGGCAACGTAAACCCTGTTATTCGAACCATCCGCAACAACCTTGTTCCTTTAAAGGTTGAGCTCTTTATTTGGCGGGCAAGGCTTAATTGTCTTCCCACTAAGGTCGAACTAGATAAGCGCGGACTTGACTTAGGAACGATCCGTTGCCCGGTTTGTGACGATGATCAAGAAACAGTTGAGAATTCAATTATTCTTTGTAAAACAGCAAAAGAATTCTGGATGAAGGTTTTCGACTGGTGGAACATTGCCCCCCATCCTACTCTCAATTTAAATGCTTCGTTTCTTGGAAACGGGCATTTGTTCGATTCTTCTTTTGGTAGGAACCTTTGGCAAGCTACTGAATGGGTCACCGGGTATTTGAATTAG